Genomic segment of Heliangelus exortis chromosome 7, bHelExo1.hap1, whole genome shotgun sequence:
ACTCAATGACTATCCCTTCCATACCACTGATGTCCACAGCTCTGTCAGCTCCAGCCTCCACACTACTCAGCTCTGTGCCTCTCCCTATGGCTTGTGCATGTTCCACTTGAGAGGGGGCCTGagcagaaagagatgaaaaaccaaagccaaaccCCAGTGAGGGCGGGCAGTTGCTCACATGGATGAGCTCCCAAGCACTGGCACCTGCCAGCCTGCTTCTGCCTGACATTTTGCTCTACAAGATGACACTCCAGTTCAAATctcagcagcccctgcagcaaGCCACTTGGTGACAGGCAGTATCTCCTACACAAATAGGAATGTCTGTGTacaaaaaacagcagcagtctATCCTAGGACTGCTCTGAGAAGTTTGCCTGTACCCAAAAATAGAGGAGGTCATGCAATGCCACTCACTGGCCACTGTGCAGCCCTCTCACACCAACAGAAGATCACTATCAGAGTGGGTATCAGGGATATATTTCACTGCAGTGAGTGGTTGAACATTGCAGAACAAGCATTAACATCTGCCAGGGTGAAGAGCAGAGAAGatgccagccccagcagaggtGGCAGAGGAGCAAGGTAACTCTTCCACAACCTTCAGATCTCATAGTGTGTCACTGCTGGTGGCTCTTTACTGGggtctcctcctctctccagaTACAGGTCATTGAAGGGATATTGCTTCGGTCCCTACAAGGAGAGACAGAGAGTGGCAGATTCACCACACTTGCCAACCAAATTAAGGGGAAAATGTCCCATCCCACCCTACCCCACCCAAATCAAGGCTTGTAATTTACAACTGTGCTTCAGCAGGAATGCTAGTGCACAATGTAAACAAATTCAGAGCCAAAAGTCTTGGTATAAACCCATGTCCTTAAACAGTAATATCAGGGTGGTCTTTCATTTAATCTTAACGAACAGTTCATTTCACAGCATGAGGGTAATACGTTGCAAAAGCTGTTGGTGTGTTCAGCTGTACTTTTCAGAAGTACATTCCAAATGATCCACATCACAAGCTACAGCTGAAAACATAGTGCAAGAGAAGAGACAAAACTTCTTCCTCTAGCAGATACACCCAGGGAAGGAGAACACTGGGGCCAGAGAAGGGATGTTGTAAGTGGCACAGCTTAAAAAGATTTCTCTGTGAACAGTAACTTCTTGCTATGAAACAACACCTGTGAGCTGAGCCAGGTCAGCCAACAGAACACCTCAGCAGCAGGGTTTGTGTTCACTCACACCCAGCTCCAGCCAACCCACTGTTCTGGGCATCAGCAGTGACAAAAGGCACAGCTGCTCTCCCTCTGGTCACCCAGGGGTGTCACTCACCACAGGCCTGTAAGATGGATAGATCTCTCCAAGAGCAAACATGACCAGCATGGTTCCCAGGAAGACAAGAAAGTGTTTCCTCATGATGTGCCAGGGAACTGGAGTGGGGGAGGTATCGACCCGGTTCCGAATGTACATGTCAAAGTTCCAGTGCATCTGAAGAGCCAAGGAAAACACTGCACGTTTACCAACACTGATCAAGATGCTTTTATCAAGGCAAGAAATGCTTTGCAGCATTCACAAGGCTGCCAGAAGTTGTTTAATTTCTACCACACAAGGGAAGATCGAGTTGCAGTGGAGGGGATTTGCAGCAACTTGCCCCTTGCAGTGAAACTCAGGAGCCCCAGTTCTAGCTTATGTTTATACCTGTGCTTAAGTACAGGGTAGCAGGAGCTTTTATTTATATCCATTGTCATGGCAACTCAGATCTGTTCCCCTCATTTATGAAGTTCAGTAACATGcccaaaatgtttcaaaaaagGAAGCTACTTAAGTAACAGCTACTTCCACTGTACCGAAAGGACCTCACTGGCATGAGGGCTGCTTTGATAAATGATTCTGAACCAAGCTCTCACAGTGAGTCAAAACAGGCAAAGAAAGTGGGTGAGGCTTTCTAATTCCTGCAGAGAAACTGAAGTGTGTAAAGTTATACACAGAATCAAACTGAGAGCACTGACTAGATGTGCAGGATAGCATTTAGTAACAATAACATTGCAACCACAATGAAAAGTGCCACCAGCATTCCTACCGGCTGTCCCCAGTTATGCCTCAAATCCTGCTGGTCCCACTGGTACCAGGGGTCTCTCTCATGAAGAGACTTGTTAGGGAGCTTGGGGTAGTCACCATATCTGTGAGAAGCAGACAAAAAGCCAAAGACACAAGAAATCTGTATTAATATAGATAGATTTTGTAGGAGACACCATAGGACAGGCCTATGGAGAACACAAACATTGTTTTTATAGCTCCtacatatatacatttttatctGCAACTCACACAACCATCAGCCTGacaccagccctggggagcatcCCATGAAGTGACCTTTTGGGGCTACAATAGCAGGAAGAAAACCCAAGATTATCTGGAATAATTATCTGTACTAGCTGTCCAGCAGTTTGCACATCCAAGCATCCCCCCGACTTTGATGTTTGCCCCCAGAAACCCTTCTTCCCGTTGCAGTCAGTTTCTCAGTCAGTATTTTATTCCCCCAGGTAATTCCCAGGTGTTTCAGCACAGTGCTGTGTGCCCCTGGAGCCCCTGAGCAGGGACAGCTCACCCGAAGCCCTCGTCGGGGTAGGGCTCGTAGTCCTCCACCCTCATGTTGTACTTCTTGGCAGCTGCCGCCCGCTCCTCCGGTGTCCGGGGGTAGGGCCCGGGCAGGAGATCCTTGGACATCTCGGATGCTGCCGGGAGAGCAAGCAGTGGGGAGGGACAGGGTTGAGGTTAGGGtaggggttagggttggggttagggttaagGTTTAGGGTTAGGATTAtggttagggtttagggttagtgtCAGGGTTAAGGTTTAGGGTCAGGGGACATCCCGGGGAGGTCGCGCCGTCCCCACCCCCTGGGCCCGTCCCGTCCGCACCGCTGCCCCAAGGACACCCCGGACCCAGTCCCGACACCCGCAGCCCCGCTCCCGCCTCCCCGCTCACCCCCTCGCGTCCCCGGGGGCAGCGCGGCCCGGGCCGCCCAGACGCGAGCGGGTGCCCGGTGCCAGAGGACACGGCGGAACCCGGCGGCAGCCATCGCCTCAGCAACAGCCACCGCGCAGGCGCCGCGGGACGGGGCGGGAAAGATGGCGGAGGGGCGGCCCCGGGACGGGGTGCGGGGTGCTGTGGGGGGAGTTAGGGGGCGCGGGAGGGGTGCGGGCCCCCCGCAGGCCAAACACCGACCGTGTCCCGGGCTGCACCGAGAGAAACGCGGCCATCAGGGCGAGGGAGGGCGGGCAGAGATAGAAACGTCCTCAGGAGCTGGCGTGGCACTGATTCCTGGGAAGGAGCCGTCGTCGTTCTCCTGCTTCCATCCGGGAAGCGCCACGGGGACTTTTTCTGACGTAATAAACAAAACTCCCACAAAAGAGACAAAAACGCGGCGGGGAGCAGCGCCCGTGCCAGCCTCCCCCCGCGCGGGGGCGCTGCTCGCCGCCgctgcctctccctccctccctctcgATGCTATTCCCCCAGCCCTGACCTCACTTCCGGTGCCGCCGTTGTCGGGCGACTTCCGCTTCCGGCTTTTTATATCCGGGTTCTCCGGTGGAGGCGGCGATGGCGgcggcctcctcctcctcggcgGCGGCCTCGGGCTGCCTGGAGGGCCCGGCCGCTACCGCGGGGTCTGGCTGGAGCGAATCCCAGTTCCGTCGTTACTCCTTCGAGACGCGGCCCATCCCGCGGCTCAGCCACAGCGACCCCCGCGCTGAGGAGCTCATCGAGAACGAGGTACGGGGGGCAGCGGCGGCACGGACCGACCTGGGGCTGCGGCGGGGCCGGCTCCCTGTGCTCCGCGGTGTGTGGCGGGTAGAGCAGGGCCGCAGGGATCTCATCTCCCCGTCCCGGCACGGCTGGTAGCGCTGTCCCCTTTCTCTTAATCATAGCGGGCTTTGCTTTCCGGTACCGGAGAGCTGAGCTGTGAAATGTACCGGACACGTTTGGTGTCAGCGCTTCGTTCTGGGGATGAAAACGCGGTGTGAAACCTTGGGCGGGCGTTTGCTCTCCGGTAATTGAGAGGGACCACAGGTGGGCGGTTGTGGGTCTTGTGTCAGCCCTGGAGATGCTCGGAAAGGCTGCGGGGGGTTGGTTGTTTGTAAAGCGACTCTGTGAGAAAAGAAGCGGTGCACGGGCAGCTTGGAAACACAAGAGCTGTTATTCTTGTTTAGGCAGGTTACTGTGTTTAGGGGGGAAGAGAGATGATGTCTTGTATTTCCCTTTTATAgtggttcttttcttttttggtgtaGGAGAGATGGGGCAGTCTCAGTTTTTCAGTGGCTGAAGGTTATGTGTGATCCTGAGTGCTGTCTCTGGGCTCAGTGGTATTTTTCTGCCAGCATTTGTCCCTCCCTAGTCTGGCAGTGACCAGGCAGAATCAGCAGCATTTCCTTGCTACGTGGCAGGACCAAGTAGGTCTAAAACTTTTCCCAGGTGGTGTTTGTGTAACCTCAGGTGTCAGAGATCAGCCAGGCAGATAGTGGGGCTGTCCCGTTGCTCCCAGGAGCCCCTCCTTGGAGCAGGCCACCCCTTTCTTAAGACTTCAAATCgtattttgcttgtttttgtctCCCCAGACCTGGGCATGTGATTGCCCTGAGTGCCTTGTTGCAACTCCTTGTTTTTCAAAGGGAGTTTGTGTGTTTGCAGTAATGAGTGTGATAGCTCTGGAGTTCAAGAGGTCCTCCAATCAATCAACTTCCTGTTCCTCTCCCCAGGAGCCCGTGGTGCTGACAGACACCAATCTGGTTTATCCTGCTCTGAAGTGGGACCTGGATTACCTCCAGGAGAACATTGGCAATGGGGACTTCTCAGTGTACAGTGCCAGCACACACAAGTTCCTGTACTATGATGAGAAGAAAATGGCCAACTTCAAGAACTTCAAACCCAAGTCGAGCAGGGAGGAGATGAAGTTTGCTGAGTTTGTGGAGAGGCTGAAAGAAATACAGCAGCAAGGGAGTGCTGAGAGGTAAGGGATGGGTGGAAGTTGCTCCATTTCCACTGCTCTCAGGAGTTTGTCTGCAGTGAGTGTCAGTGACCAGAACCTCTCAAACCCTTTATTTTATTgtcctgctttttcctgccaCTGCTTGATGTCAGCCTGGTTTAAAAAGTCATCCCATTAGCTGATCAAACTGCTTGCATTGTCTGCAGAGATTTgggtttttccttctctgtctgaGGCAGGGTTTGCACAGAGGAAGCCTCGAGCTTCACTTTCTTGTTTTGCAGATTGTGGTACTGGTAGAGGAGCCTTCCAGGTGCAGGGGTAGAGGCTGTGGCACTTTTCCACAGAACACCCTGGCAGCTGGTGCTGACCCTCACTCAGAAGGATGAGGAAAGGTTGAGGTGTGGTTTTTCCAAGAGATAAGGCAGTCCTTGGGATGAGAAATGCAttttccctccagcctggcagacagcagcctgcagtgctgcagctgttAATGCAGATCCATCCTCTGTGTCTGAAAGTGTCTCTGGCTACAAAGGAACTGAAATGTGATGGGTTTCCTGAGCTCTTCTGGTAGAAGAGGTGGTTACTGCAGGGTGGTGGCATTGCTCTGGGGATTATTTACCAGGGTGTTAGGTGCTCAGCAGAGGTCAGTCTTTCAGTTTCCTCTTCCTGCCCTGAGGGCGTTGTTCCCGCTTTAAAATTCTCCTTTCCCCTTGTGAATGGTTCAAGCAGAACTGAGTTTTGTTCCCTTCTGCCCCAGGAAATTATCAGCAACCTCTGGGGACTTTGTGAAGCTGTTTCCTCCCACAGATGCTTGTGATGGAACAGAACCTCTAGGAGTTGTCTCTTTGTTCTGGAATCTTTCTGAAGAGATGCAGagataggttttttttgtttttttttttttttttttatgttcatgGGAAAGTTTAATACTTGCTTTCTGCTTGACCTTGGGGAAACACAGGCTATATCTGCAGCAAACCCTGAATGACACAGTTGGGAGGAAGATTGTGGTGGATTTCCTTGGCTTCAACTGGAACTGGATTAACAAGCAGCAAGGGAAACGTGGCTGGGGTCAGCTGACTTCCAACTTGCTTCTCATTGGCATGGAAGGTAAGCAGTGTCCTTTGACTGGAGGAGAAGTGGAGCAGACTTGGTCTGTTTCCCTTCCAGAAGGTCTTTCAGATGGGTTTTCCACAAGTTTCTCCATGGTCCTTCAGAGCAGGTGTTGGATTGGGGGCTGTTGTCACAGCTTGACCTGGGCTGTGGAGGGGAAGCacccagaggagcagcctgAGTTCCCCAGAGGCTCTGTGACTGGCTGGGTGtgtggtgctggcagggctgtgcttCACTAACTGCTGATCACATTCCAGGACCTGT
This window contains:
- the NDUFB8 gene encoding NADH dehydrogenase [ubiquinone] 1 beta subcomplex subunit 8, mitochondrial, producing MAAAGFRRVLWHRAPARVWAARAALPPGTRGASEMSKDLLPGPYPRTPEERAAAAKKYNMRVEDYEPYPDEGFGYGDYPKLPNKSLHERDPWYQWDQQDLRHNWGQPMHWNFDMYIRNRVDTSPTPVPWHIMRKHFLVFLGTMLVMFALGEIYPSYRPVGPKQYPFNDLYLERGGDPSKEPPAVTHYEI
- the HIF1AN gene encoding hypoxia-inducible factor 1-alpha inhibitor — encoded protein: MAAASSSSAAASGCLEGPAATAGSGWSESQFRRYSFETRPIPRLSHSDPRAEELIENEEPVVLTDTNLVYPALKWDLDYLQENIGNGDFSVYSASTHKFLYYDEKKMANFKNFKPKSSREEMKFAEFVERLKEIQQQGSAERLYLQQTLNDTVGRKIVVDFLGFNWNWINKQQGKRGWGQLTSNLLLIGMEGNVTPAHYDEQQNFFAQIKGYKRCILFPPDQFECLYPYPVHHPCDRQSQVDFDNPDYEKFPNFRSVVGYETVVGPGDVLYIPMYWWHHIESLLNGGITITVNFWYKGAPTPKRIEYPLKAHQKVAIMRNIEKMLGEALGNPQEVGPLLNMMIKGRYD